A region from the Ctenopharyngodon idella isolate HZGC_01 chromosome 13, HZGC01, whole genome shotgun sequence genome encodes:
- the tnfaip2b gene encoding tumor necrosis factor alpha-induced protein 2: protein MTKKIGKIFFPRKIKKNDTPEVPTFKQHLQECHFVDAGKQLIIREDRLFALRQEGIGSKMKLVEEEEDSEARLAKDYEDLLELVMRTLENSLNLQSAEEQKVLKEAVQAVLQEEERDMRWEGFQEKERPPWRPRRCKQNHEAILERLVQRRMEEAQLDPSIEIHSSIQKSITSKAKQLKEDLLKVATWVHSCYPEQENVCQFYATLYHKIFSAKLREVAEYMLCDEDCILLLQWVKQDYPNILNVPKIKEVIDHTKLDPLLPEDMITPLEQQFLTSKKREVSTCLQKILDREETAWKNGELPQLSDQVDCCPQAIDVIQCFHGHVEYAQKMLGDETKARSITCQMSSFLKDYETFHAKVIKSRQPNTEAFLMVNLSCLIQCRDYITKNAHLFSEDVKTDCLSLLTTMTESTQSYFTSNMLRELKDLYRKVGSNEWLKDSQGVCEELLAKLDRHIQKFNNLDKMCCQELLGGMHKEFLAEYVRKMMKKKIKISDKVQQQKAASELCLNSERIHTCLTAAGSNMDWLKDILPKLAELLKLQDPESIKVELVNLMSVYPDLSERHISAWLQLKGNLSPLDRKKILKTVTCSHDQIEDKQDSLQYSRSFFSIVRIK, encoded by the exons ATGACAAAAAAGATCGGAAAGATTTTTTTCCCGCGGAAAATCAAAAAGAACGATACTCCAG AGGTCCCCACTTTTAAGCAGCATCTACAAGAATGTCACTTTGTGGACGCAGGGAAACAATTGATCATCCGAGAAGACCGTCTGTTTGCGTTAAGGCAGGAAGGGATCGGATCCAAAATGAAGTTggtggaggaagaggaagattcAGAGGCTAGACTGGCAAAAGACTATGAGGATCTGCTTGAGTTGGTGATGCGGACGCTGGAAAACTCCCTCAACCTCCAGAGTGCCGAGGAGCAGAAAGTACTGAAAGAAGCGGTCCAAGCTGTTCTGCAGGAGGAGGAGCGAGACATGCGCTGGgaagggtttcaagaaaaagaACGCCCACCGTGGAGGCCGAGGCGGTGTAAACAGAACCACGAGGCTATACTTGAGCGACTTGTTCAGAGGCGGATGGAAGAAGCACAGTTAGACCCAAGCATTGAGATACATTCCTCCATTCAGAAATCGATCACTagcaaagcaaaacaactgAAAGAAGACTTGCTGAAAGTTGCGACCTGGGTGCATAGCTGTTACCCAGAACAGGAGAATGTGTGCCAGTTTTATGCCACACTGTACCATAAGATCTTCAGTGCCAAGCTGAGAGAAGTCGCAGAGTACATGCTGTGTGATGAGGACTGCATTCTTTTGTTGCAGTGGGTGAAACAGGATTACCCCAA TATTCTAAATGTCCCAAAGATAAAAGAGGTGATCGATCACACAAAGCTTGATCCACTGCTTCCTGAAGACATGATTACACCACTGGAACAGCAATTTTTGACCAGCAAGAAG AGAGAGGTGAGCACATGCCTCCAAAAAATTCTGGACAGAGAAGAAACAGCCTGGAAGAACGGAGAACTTCCACAACTGAGTGACCAGGTGGACTGCTGTCCTCAGGCCATTGATGTGATCCAG TGCTTTCATGGACATGTCGAGTATGCTCAAAAGATGCTAGGCGATGAGACAAAAGCGAGGAGTATCACTTGCCAGATGAGCAGTTTTCTGAAAGA TTACGAAACTTTTCATGCAAAGGTCATCAAGAGCAGGCAGCCCAACACTGAGGCCTTTTTAATGGTCAACCTATCATGCCTCATACAGTGCAG GGACTATATTACAAAGAATGCACATCTGTTCTCTGAAGATGTCAAAACAGATTGTCTGTCTTTATTGACTACCATGACAGAAAGCACCCAAAGTTACTTTACTTCTAATATGCTTAGGGAGCTTAAG GACTTGTACAGGAAGGTGGGCTCCAACGAGTGGCTCAAGGACAGTCAAGGTGTATGTGAAGAACTGCTTGCAAAGCTGGACAGACATATTCAGAAATTCAACAACTTGGACAAAATGTGTTGCCAG GAGCTGCTGGGCGGGATGCATAAGGAGTTTCTTGCTGAATATGTACGGAAAATGATGAAGAAAAAGATCAAAATTTCAGATAAAGTTCAGCAACAGAAGGCAGCATCAGAACTGTGCTTAAACAGTGAACGCATACATACATGCCTGACTGCAGCA GGCTCAAACATGGATTGGCTGAAAGACATCCTTCCCAAATTAGCGGAACTGTTGAAACTACAGGATCCAGAGAGTATAAAGGTGGAGCTGGTAAATCTGATGAGCGTTTACCCTGATCTCAG tgagcgTCATATTTCTGCTTGGCTGCAACTCAAGGGAAATCTTTCTCCATTAGACCGCAAGAAGATCCTGAAGACCGTCACTTGCAGCCATGATCAGATCGAAGACAAGCAAGATTCGCTCCAGTATAGCAGGAGCTTCTTTTCCATAGTGAGGATTAAATGA
- the LOC127524734 gene encoding uncharacterized protein LOC127524734, whose product MQSSSGSPFAEIITSLAVMQQEQHQALLDLRQDQERCLQVVVQAQQEDRERFRSWIDREVRLEALEPRAVPAHLPLNKMGSEDDPEAFIDLFQKTAELPGWPRDQWPMRLVPLLSGESQIAAQQLPVQNLLVFDDLKRAILQRVGQSPEEHRQRFRSLELGESGRPFVLAQQLRDSCRKWLLAEGSDVEKIVDRVVLEQFITRLPRRTAEWVQCHHPTSLDSAIHLAEDHMVACPGVGEPLPSVSLSPSSPSVPLSRPVPLPRSRPPVHPRVPPRGRGGFDQSQFGGPRAPPRRARLTSAGQNPAPVSPLSPRQSFTPLPATGAAGRSGPACWRCGDPEHFVDRCPVMEVGTMVRVPDAPQAAPGQAGWYQIPVSIKGGTYQALVDSGCNQTSIHQSLISSGALDISRVVKVRCVHGDVVVYPVVPVIIQFRGQKHSVEVAVNPHLRHPLILGTNWPAFS is encoded by the coding sequence ATGCAATCGTCCTCCGGATCGCCATTTGCGGAGATTATCACCTCCCTCGCGGTCatgcaacaagaacaacacCAGGCCCTGCTGGACTTGAGACAGGATCAAGAGAGGTGCCTCCAAGTCGTTGTTCAAGCCCAGCAGGAAGACCGCGAGAGGTTCCGGAGCTGGATTGACCGGGAGGTTCGACTGGAAGCCCTGGAACCTCGAGCTGTGCCCGCCCACCTACCACTCAATAAAATGGGATCTGAGGACGACCCGGAGGCATTCATCGACCTCTTCCAGAAGACGGCCGAGCTGCCGGGCTGGCCGCGGGACCAGTGGCCAATGCGCCTGGTCCCGTTGCTCTCCGGGGAGTCCCAGATAGCGGCACAGCAGCTTCCGGTGCAGAATCTCCTGGTCTTCGACGACCTGAAAAGGGCCATCCTCCAGCGGGTCGGCCAGAGCCCTGAAGAACATCGCCAGCGGTTCCGTTCCCTGGAACTGGGCGAGTCCGGCCGACCGTTCGTGTTGGCCCAACAGCTCCGGGACTCCTGCCGCAAATGGCTGTTGGCTGAGGGAAGTGACGTGGAGAAGATTGTCGATCGAGTGGTACTGGAGCAGTTCATTACTCGGCTCCCACGGAGGACAGCCGAGTGGGTCCAGTGCCACCACCCCACGTCGCTGGACTCGGCCATCCACCTCGCGGAGGACCATATGGTGGCGTGCCCAGGGGTCGGCGAACCCCtcccatctgtctctctctctccttcttccccttctgttcctctctctcGTCCTGTCCCTCTCCCCAGGTCCCGCCCACCTGTCCATCCTCGAGTCCCGCCCCGGGGGCGAGGCGGGTTTGACCAGAGCCAGTTTGGGGGTCCCAGAGCCCCGCCCAGGAGGGCGAGACTGACTTCTGCTGGACAGAACCCCGCTCCTGTTTCTCCGCTTTCTCCACGCCAATCATTTACCCCACTCCCTGCCACTGGGGCGGCGGGGAGGTCTGGGCCAGCCTGTTGGCGTTGCGGGGACCCGGAGCATTTCGTGGACAGGTGCCCAGTGATGGAGGTTGGGACAATGGTCCGGGTCCCGGACGCCCCGCAGGCTGCCCCCGGTCAAGCTGGCTGGTATCAAATACCTGTGAGTATCAAGGGGGGTACCTATCAGGCCTTGGTGGATTCAGGCTGTAACCAAACCTCGATCCATCAAAGCCTGATTTCATCCGGGGCATTGGATATAAGCCGCGTGGTTAAGGTGCGGTGTGTACACGGGGATGTGGTGGTATATCCGGTAGTGCCGGTCATTATCCAATTCAGGGGCCAAAAGCATAGCGTTGAGGTGGCAGTTAATCCGCACCTCCGGCATCCGTTAATTTTGGGGACAAATTGGCCAGCATTTTCTTAA